One Acropora palmata chromosome 2, jaAcrPala1.3, whole genome shotgun sequence genomic window carries:
- the LOC141873340 gene encoding uncharacterized protein LOC141873340 isoform X1: MAAAKPHSLTSKNLKRFEKQFQEERKKSRRSLQRKIYPERTEADGQSSGIQSYGSQLSVFKDNLNEQKEAEKNAKGNILHGKRLSLLDRPRPETFRGNPEGQSRNESRRLTPRVVKIHYAEKSDHTSYNSQESDLDGPEKDTDDDDEDATDDDDDSEEESSESDEISEDDDDEDSDDDDDDSDSQAIPPWLRETPVSVRTHYTSSLNASSSSIPTIASQAKSPESIKTKTEREGSVASKVSSAPSYVMNKNQYRMKKLAVKKEKERGKLETQDTESEISFGLSHNLAAASRVSTRERGSTSQQSKGSYVTVRNWSRWTNYSGAGYSISEGSEVNKRARKRKKNAFSTRAQTPRTRPVSRTLTQHDTSKSQPNLRKTGKQNITVTVDPDILRARRVSRTQIASRLSIRSIIKSVSVARAKSLPDLNREAVKSYFMMERDPTFTSGRFGHERQNKSRDSTKRRKRILKRKERPKRNETNLSSASTVHSKATPVALKGDRGSLLSSAISASSISKETGRSSHTSSVSSKLIVASKKPSLKPLRTNTGYLSKREFSSGQGSLLAPSTPISLILKRTPSQRSIVSEYSSYLSFAASSIKSARIRSRSRSSLSSTDGESTAVGPKPTSADKKNETPQNRSSEKENKFAIERERSTVKPQFSKIDKREEHREETRTSSSKSKRSPSLKQEKESDSETENLQLPPISPPANETSSVENSRNNSSLMVASPEEVKKKKEIVKLPKVIRVNHPLPDFTEATRDTGITRLIKLAKPKESKAVWMTSFWPLIWGNQEPMRPIPRAALSANTQSGRLITLATPKKDFQHDHPIKCNREQYTYSCGRESMILGVHPFALKANISDRVAQLARPKPEPEGHTEQRAAYIFSCGRSSPIWSVREAAKTAEEREYTLRLSLPKKAHPQYQPEREVPWPVSKTARRALSSTRVEQLSRPKTREDGPVRESAWRVSSASRRAVASARVQALAKPKQTVEGYLPCKEVEWAINRGTLRVTASERTQTLAKPIIRESMDHLQFNPDAFAVSESARKANPSQRIVELAQPLLREHK; the protein is encoded by the exons ATGGCAGCTGCGAAACCTCATTCGCTGACTAGTAAAAACCTCAAAAggtttgaaaaacaatttcaagaagagagaaagaaaagccGGAGGTCCTTGCAAAGGAAGATCTATCCTGAAAGAACTGAGGCAGATGGTCAAAGTTCAGGAATACAATCCTACGGCTCACAGCTCAGTGTATTTAAAGACAAtttaaatgaacaaaaagaGGCAGAGAAAAATGcgaaaggaaatattttgcacGGAAAACGTTTGTCTTTACTTGATCGACCACGCCCAGAAACGTTCCGGGGAAATCCCGAGGGACAAAGTCGTAACGAAAGCAGGCGTCTCACGCCAAGAGTTGTGAAGATTCACTATGCAGAGAAAAGCGATCACACCAGCTACAACAGTCAAGAGAGTGACCTCGATGGCCCGGAAAAAGACactgatgacgacgacgaagACGCCaccgacgacgacgacgataGTGAGGAGGAGAGTTCCGAGAGTGACGAAATAAGTGAagacgatgatgatgaggatagtgacgacgatgatgatgattcaGACTCACAAGCAATTCCACCATGGTTACGAGAGACCCCTGTAAGCGTTCGAACACATTACACAAGCAGTTTAAATGCAAGTAGTAGCAGCATTCCTACAATTGCTTCACAAGCAAAGAGCCCAGAGTCcataaagacaaaaacagaGAGAGAAGGAAGCGTTGCTTCTAAAGTAAGCTCAGCTCCATCTTATGTAATGAATAAAAACCAGTACCGTATGAAGAAACTGGCAGTTaaaaaagagaaggaaagaGGAAAGCTTGAGACCCAGGACACAGAATCAGAAATATCTTTCGGATTGAGTCATAACCTCGCTGCAGCAAGTAGAGTGAGCACGCGCGAAAGAGGTTCAACAAGTCAGCAAAGTAAAGGATCGTACGTGACTGTCAGGAATTGGTCACGATGGACCAACTACAGTGGAGCAGGATACAGTATTAGCGAAGGTAGTGAGGTAAATAAGAGGGCAAGGAAACGCAAGAAAAACGCATTCAGTACAAGAGCTCAGACTCCAAGGACAAGACCAGTGTCACGAACTTTAACACAACATGACACAAGTAAATCACAGCCCAATCTTCGGAAAACTGGTAAACAGAATATCACCGTCACAGTAGACCCTGACATATTGCGTGCGCGGCGAGTAAGTCGTACCCAAATCGCTTCGCGTTTGAGTATTCGATCAATAATAAAATCGGTCAGCGTAGCCCGCGCAAAATCCCTTCCTGATCTAAATCGAGAGGCTGTGAAGTCATATTTTATGATGGAAAGAGATCCAACTTTTACTTCCGGTAGATTTGGTCATGagagacaaaacaaatcaCGTGATTCAACAAAGCGGCGCAAGCGAATTCTCAAACGTAAGGAGCGTCCGAAGAGGAATGAAACTAATCTCAGCTCTGCGTCTACCGTACACTCAAAAGCCACTCCTGTTGCTCTCAAAGGTGATAGAGGATCTCTTTTATCGAGTGCGATATCCGCGTCTTCCATATCGAAAGAAACAGGACGAAGTAGCCATACCTCTAGCGTTTCTAGTAAATTGATTGTAGCTTCGAAAAAGCCGTCTCTGAAACCACTCAGAACTAACACTGGCTACCTAAGCAAGCGAGAATTTTCATCTGGTCAAGGGTCTTTGCTTGCTCCCAGTACACCTATAAGCTTGATTCTCAAGCGAACTCCAAGCCAGCGATCAATCGTATCAGAGTACAGCAGTTATCTGAGTTTTGCAGCATCCAGTATCAAGTCAGCAAGAATTAGATCAAGATCAAGATCAAGTCTATCTAGTacag ATGGAGAAAGTACAGCGGTTGGACCAAAGCCCACCAGTGCAGACAAGAAAAACGAAACACCTCAAAATAGATCAAGTGAGAAAGAGAACAAATTCGCGATTGAGCGAGAAAGATCAACAGTAAAACCCCAGTTCTCTAAAATCGACAAGCGAGAAGAACATCGTGAAGAAACAAGAACGTCCTcgtcaaaaagcaaaagaagtcCCTCTTTAAAGcaggagaaagagagcgaCTCAGAGACCGAAAATCTCCAATTACCACCTATCAGCCCTCCAGCAAATGAAACAAGCAGTGTTGAAAACTCACGGAACAATTCATCTCTGATGGTTGCATCTCCTGAAG aagtcaagaaaaaaaaggagataGTGAAATTACCAAAGG TCATTCGAGTAAATCACCCGCTTCCTGACTTTACAGAAGCCACTCGAGATACTGGAAT CACTCGCCTAATAAAGCTAGCAAAGCCGAAAGAATCCAAAGCAGTTTGGATGACAAGCTTTTG gCCTCTTATTTGGGGAAACCAAGAACCGATGAGACCCATACCAAGAGCAGCGCTGTCAGCTAATACTCAGTCGGGGAGATTAATAACCTTGGCAACACCGAAGAAGGATTTCCAACATGATCATCCAATCAAGTGTAACAG AGAGCAATACACATACAGCTGTGGTCGTGAGTCTATGATTCTAGGAGTGCACCCTTTTGCTTTGAAAGCAAATATATCTGACAGGGTGGCTCAACTGGCAAGGCCTAAGCCAGAACCTGAAGGCCATACAGAACAAAG AGCGGCCTACATCTTCAGCTGCGGCAGAAGTTCTCCTATCTGGAGCGTAAGGGAGGCAGCCAAGACGGCGGAGGAGCGAGAATACACGTTACGACTATCTCTCCCAAAGAAAGCTCATCCTCAATATCAACCAGAGCGAGAGGTACCCTGGCCCGTAAGTAAAACGGCGAGACGGGCGTTAAGCTCCACGCGTGTCGAGCAACTCTCGCGCCCTAAAACACGAGAGGATGGGCCGGTTAGGGAATCGGCATGGCGAGTGTCTTCAGCGAGCAGACGAGCTGTAGCGTCTGCAAGAGTTCAAGCGctagcaaaaccaaaacaaactgtTGAGGGATATTTACCCTGCAAAGAGGTGGAATGGGCTATAAACAGGGGCACTCTTCGAGTAACAGCCTCTGAGAGAACACAGACTTTAGCCAAGCCAATCATTCGAGAATCCATGGATCATTTACAATTTAACCCTGATGCATTCGCTGTTAGTGAATCAGCGAGAAAAGCGAATCCATCGCAAAGGATCGTTGAGCTTGCACAGCCCTTACTGCGTGAACACAAATGA
- the LOC141873340 gene encoding uncharacterized protein LOC141873340 isoform X2 — translation MAAAKPHSLTSKNLKRFEKQFQEERKKSRRSLQRKIYPERTEADGQSSGIQSYGSQLSVFKDNLNEQKEAEKNAKGNILHGKRLSLLDRPRPETFRGNPEGQSRNESRRLTPRVVKIHYAEKSDHTSYNSQESDLDGPEKDTDDDDEDATDDDDDSEEESSESDEISEDDDDEDSDDDDDDSDSQAIPPWLRETPVSVRTHYTSSLNASSSSIPTIASQAKSPESIKTKTEREGSVASKVSSAPSYVMNKNQYRMKKLAVKKEKERGKLETQDTESEISFGLSHNLAAASRVSTRERGSTSQQSKGSYVTVRNWSRWTNYSGAGYSISEGSEVNKRARKRKKNAFSTRAQTPRTRPVSRTLTQHDTSKSQPNLRKTGKQNITVTVDPDILRARRVSRTQIASRLSIRSIIKSVSVARAKSLPDLNREAVKSYFMMERDPTFTSGRFGHERQNKSRDSTKRRKRILKRKERPKRNETNLSSASTVHSKATPVALKGDRGSLLSSAISASSISKETGRSSHTSSVSSKLIVASKKPSLKPLRTNTGYLSKREFSSGQGSLLAPSTPISLILKRTPSQRSIVSEYSSYLSFAASSIKSARIRSRSRSSLSSTDGESTAVGPKPTSADKKNETPQNRSSEKENKFAIERERSTVKPQFSKIDKREEHREETRTSSSKSKRSPSLKQEKESDSETENLQLPPISPPANETSSVENSRNNSSLMVASPEVIRVNHPLPDFTEATRDTGITRLIKLAKPKESKAVWMTSFWPLIWGNQEPMRPIPRAALSANTQSGRLITLATPKKDFQHDHPIKCNREQYTYSCGRESMILGVHPFALKANISDRVAQLARPKPEPEGHTEQRAAYIFSCGRSSPIWSVREAAKTAEEREYTLRLSLPKKAHPQYQPEREVPWPVSKTARRALSSTRVEQLSRPKTREDGPVRESAWRVSSASRRAVASARVQALAKPKQTVEGYLPCKEVEWAINRGTLRVTASERTQTLAKPIIRESMDHLQFNPDAFAVSESARKANPSQRIVELAQPLLREHK, via the exons ATGGCAGCTGCGAAACCTCATTCGCTGACTAGTAAAAACCTCAAAAggtttgaaaaacaatttcaagaagagagaaagaaaagccGGAGGTCCTTGCAAAGGAAGATCTATCCTGAAAGAACTGAGGCAGATGGTCAAAGTTCAGGAATACAATCCTACGGCTCACAGCTCAGTGTATTTAAAGACAAtttaaatgaacaaaaagaGGCAGAGAAAAATGcgaaaggaaatattttgcacGGAAAACGTTTGTCTTTACTTGATCGACCACGCCCAGAAACGTTCCGGGGAAATCCCGAGGGACAAAGTCGTAACGAAAGCAGGCGTCTCACGCCAAGAGTTGTGAAGATTCACTATGCAGAGAAAAGCGATCACACCAGCTACAACAGTCAAGAGAGTGACCTCGATGGCCCGGAAAAAGACactgatgacgacgacgaagACGCCaccgacgacgacgacgataGTGAGGAGGAGAGTTCCGAGAGTGACGAAATAAGTGAagacgatgatgatgaggatagtgacgacgatgatgatgattcaGACTCACAAGCAATTCCACCATGGTTACGAGAGACCCCTGTAAGCGTTCGAACACATTACACAAGCAGTTTAAATGCAAGTAGTAGCAGCATTCCTACAATTGCTTCACAAGCAAAGAGCCCAGAGTCcataaagacaaaaacagaGAGAGAAGGAAGCGTTGCTTCTAAAGTAAGCTCAGCTCCATCTTATGTAATGAATAAAAACCAGTACCGTATGAAGAAACTGGCAGTTaaaaaagagaaggaaagaGGAAAGCTTGAGACCCAGGACACAGAATCAGAAATATCTTTCGGATTGAGTCATAACCTCGCTGCAGCAAGTAGAGTGAGCACGCGCGAAAGAGGTTCAACAAGTCAGCAAAGTAAAGGATCGTACGTGACTGTCAGGAATTGGTCACGATGGACCAACTACAGTGGAGCAGGATACAGTATTAGCGAAGGTAGTGAGGTAAATAAGAGGGCAAGGAAACGCAAGAAAAACGCATTCAGTACAAGAGCTCAGACTCCAAGGACAAGACCAGTGTCACGAACTTTAACACAACATGACACAAGTAAATCACAGCCCAATCTTCGGAAAACTGGTAAACAGAATATCACCGTCACAGTAGACCCTGACATATTGCGTGCGCGGCGAGTAAGTCGTACCCAAATCGCTTCGCGTTTGAGTATTCGATCAATAATAAAATCGGTCAGCGTAGCCCGCGCAAAATCCCTTCCTGATCTAAATCGAGAGGCTGTGAAGTCATATTTTATGATGGAAAGAGATCCAACTTTTACTTCCGGTAGATTTGGTCATGagagacaaaacaaatcaCGTGATTCAACAAAGCGGCGCAAGCGAATTCTCAAACGTAAGGAGCGTCCGAAGAGGAATGAAACTAATCTCAGCTCTGCGTCTACCGTACACTCAAAAGCCACTCCTGTTGCTCTCAAAGGTGATAGAGGATCTCTTTTATCGAGTGCGATATCCGCGTCTTCCATATCGAAAGAAACAGGACGAAGTAGCCATACCTCTAGCGTTTCTAGTAAATTGATTGTAGCTTCGAAAAAGCCGTCTCTGAAACCACTCAGAACTAACACTGGCTACCTAAGCAAGCGAGAATTTTCATCTGGTCAAGGGTCTTTGCTTGCTCCCAGTACACCTATAAGCTTGATTCTCAAGCGAACTCCAAGCCAGCGATCAATCGTATCAGAGTACAGCAGTTATCTGAGTTTTGCAGCATCCAGTATCAAGTCAGCAAGAATTAGATCAAGATCAAGATCAAGTCTATCTAGTacag ATGGAGAAAGTACAGCGGTTGGACCAAAGCCCACCAGTGCAGACAAGAAAAACGAAACACCTCAAAATAGATCAAGTGAGAAAGAGAACAAATTCGCGATTGAGCGAGAAAGATCAACAGTAAAACCCCAGTTCTCTAAAATCGACAAGCGAGAAGAACATCGTGAAGAAACAAGAACGTCCTcgtcaaaaagcaaaagaagtcCCTCTTTAAAGcaggagaaagagagcgaCTCAGAGACCGAAAATCTCCAATTACCACCTATCAGCCCTCCAGCAAATGAAACAAGCAGTGTTGAAAACTCACGGAACAATTCATCTCTGATGGTTGCATCTCCTGAAG TCATTCGAGTAAATCACCCGCTTCCTGACTTTACAGAAGCCACTCGAGATACTGGAAT CACTCGCCTAATAAAGCTAGCAAAGCCGAAAGAATCCAAAGCAGTTTGGATGACAAGCTTTTG gCCTCTTATTTGGGGAAACCAAGAACCGATGAGACCCATACCAAGAGCAGCGCTGTCAGCTAATACTCAGTCGGGGAGATTAATAACCTTGGCAACACCGAAGAAGGATTTCCAACATGATCATCCAATCAAGTGTAACAG AGAGCAATACACATACAGCTGTGGTCGTGAGTCTATGATTCTAGGAGTGCACCCTTTTGCTTTGAAAGCAAATATATCTGACAGGGTGGCTCAACTGGCAAGGCCTAAGCCAGAACCTGAAGGCCATACAGAACAAAG AGCGGCCTACATCTTCAGCTGCGGCAGAAGTTCTCCTATCTGGAGCGTAAGGGAGGCAGCCAAGACGGCGGAGGAGCGAGAATACACGTTACGACTATCTCTCCCAAAGAAAGCTCATCCTCAATATCAACCAGAGCGAGAGGTACCCTGGCCCGTAAGTAAAACGGCGAGACGGGCGTTAAGCTCCACGCGTGTCGAGCAACTCTCGCGCCCTAAAACACGAGAGGATGGGCCGGTTAGGGAATCGGCATGGCGAGTGTCTTCAGCGAGCAGACGAGCTGTAGCGTCTGCAAGAGTTCAAGCGctagcaaaaccaaaacaaactgtTGAGGGATATTTACCCTGCAAAGAGGTGGAATGGGCTATAAACAGGGGCACTCTTCGAGTAACAGCCTCTGAGAGAACACAGACTTTAGCCAAGCCAATCATTCGAGAATCCATGGATCATTTACAATTTAACCCTGATGCATTCGCTGTTAGTGAATCAGCGAGAAAAGCGAATCCATCGCAAAGGATCGTTGAGCTTGCACAGCCCTTACTGCGTGAACACAAATGA